The Novipirellula galeiformis genome contains a region encoding:
- a CDS encoding proton-conducting transporter transmembrane domain-containing protein → MNLTDTAFQFFGTVVVASPAMLLAILGLSALLNRPLSEANISRLTQVAVLFTMVPGIIILALMLIVDTRYVPVELGDWVTIPEQEFHFNLKFVFDRLSIPFLLLSCVLCGVVGAFTRRYLHREEGYGRFFLYYAMFFCGMVTSSLAGTIETLFVGWEMVGLSSALLVAYFHERKNPVRNGQRVWSVYRLADAAFLIAAITMHSMTGEGDLGGLMSSGVWPEGVAAISSQQALLVGTLLLIAAAGKSALFPFSGWLPRAMEGPTPSSAIFYGALSVHLGAYLLLRVSPILEASLLLQMMVITLGLVSAGCGALMSRVQNDVKVSLAYASLTQVGIIVVEIGLGLRYLALIHIIGHACLRTMQLLRAPTLLRDYNELENAIGMRLPEGSSPWTRYLPVSLQGWFYRFGFERGFMDIALDQWVVRPFMSLFRWCDRMEHRTTDWLSRDQSRESDKIELHPESTGRAA, encoded by the coding sequence ATGAACTTAACTGATACCGCTTTCCAATTTTTCGGCACCGTCGTGGTGGCGAGCCCCGCCATGTTGTTGGCGATCCTGGGGCTATCCGCGTTGTTGAACCGCCCGTTAAGCGAAGCAAACATCTCGCGACTCACTCAAGTCGCCGTGCTGTTCACGATGGTACCTGGGATCATCATCCTCGCTTTGATGTTGATTGTGGACACGCGTTACGTCCCGGTGGAATTGGGCGATTGGGTGACGATTCCCGAGCAAGAGTTTCACTTTAATTTGAAATTTGTCTTCGATCGACTGAGCATCCCCTTCTTGCTTTTGTCATGCGTTTTGTGCGGTGTCGTGGGCGCGTTCACTCGCCGCTACCTGCATCGCGAAGAGGGCTATGGGCGTTTCTTTCTCTACTATGCGATGTTCTTCTGCGGGATGGTCACCTCCTCGTTGGCGGGCACGATTGAAACCTTGTTTGTCGGCTGGGAAATGGTTGGACTTTCCTCGGCGTTGTTGGTCGCCTACTTCCACGAACGCAAAAACCCGGTTCGCAACGGGCAACGCGTTTGGTCGGTCTATCGCTTGGCGGACGCTGCCTTTTTGATCGCGGCGATCACCATGCACAGCATGACGGGTGAAGGCGATTTGGGCGGCTTGATGAGTTCTGGCGTCTGGCCCGAAGGGGTCGCGGCAATCTCGTCCCAACAAGCGTTGTTGGTCGGGACGCTACTGCTGATCGCGGCCGCGGGTAAATCAGCACTGTTTCCATTTTCCGGTTGGTTGCCGCGAGCGATGGAAGGGCCGACTCCGTCGAGCGCAATTTTTTACGGAGCGTTGTCGGTCCACTTGGGCGCCTACCTGTTGTTGCGAGTGAGTCCGATTTTGGAGGCTTCGCTATTGTTGCAAATGATGGTCATTACCCTGGGTTTGGTTTCCGCCGGTTGTGGGGCGTTGATGTCACGCGTGCAAAATGACGTCAAGGTTTCGTTGGCCTACGCGTCCTTGACCCAGGTTGGCATCATCGTGGTCGAAATTGGACTCGGGCTGCGTTATTTGGCGCTCATTCACATCATCGGTCACGCTTGTTTGCGAACGATGCAATTGTTGCGTGCTCCGACGTTACTGCGTGATTACAACGAACTTGAAAACGCGATAGGGATGCGGCTCCCCGAAGGCTCATCGCCCTGGACCCGATATCTCCCGGTGAGTTTGCAAGGTTGGTTTTATCGATTTGGCTTCGAGCGTGGATTCATGGATATCGCCTTAGACCAATGGGTGGTGCGGCCGTTCATGAGTCTGTTTCGTTGGTGTGACCGGATGGAACATCGCACCACAGATTGGTTGTCCCGCGATCAGTCTCGCGAATCGGACAAGATTGAATTGCATCCCGAATCGACGGGACGCGCGGCCTAA
- a CDS encoding proton-conducting transporter transmembrane domain-containing protein, with protein MPELHFPWIEVSILVPLLGAIWIHFMGQRENLLRHAIVICAITFVLTVGELIDFVIIGAFEAHDHWLFLDWLFDRDIFVVDELSAFQLPLAALIFLVTIMSTLRTKTPRFSLKLALVSESLLLATFSCRTSWTLVALLAASTIPPYLELRQRGRCTRIYTLHMGLFVALMVSGWAWLSRVDATSSAALIPGALLTAAALLRSGIAPFHLWIADLFEKGTFGTAILFTTPLVGAYAVMRLVLPIAPSWALQSIAILSLVTAVYAGGMALVQREARRMFCYILLSQSSLVLVGLELVTPIGLTGALCLWLSVGLSLTGFGITLRSIESRISRISLADYHGLYRQMPIFSGFFLLTGLASIGFPATVGFVGMELLIEGAVDVYPLVGTMVVIAAALNGIAVLWAYFRIFTGRHNPTLIPMHARLSENVAVLILSLLILGGGLVPQPGVASRYHAAKELTRQRQGNPMTEDADHSPDHAPAHVEVSTSALPATNIVTPLANKRLASSKAKDPTQ; from the coding sequence ATGCCTGAACTTCACTTCCCTTGGATCGAAGTCTCCATCCTCGTCCCGTTGCTCGGGGCGATCTGGATCCACTTTATGGGCCAACGAGAGAATCTGCTTCGCCACGCCATCGTGATCTGTGCAATCACGTTTGTGTTGACGGTGGGGGAATTAATCGACTTTGTCATCATCGGCGCGTTTGAAGCGCACGATCACTGGTTGTTTCTCGATTGGTTATTCGACCGCGACATTTTTGTCGTCGATGAGCTCAGCGCATTCCAATTGCCGTTGGCCGCGTTGATCTTTTTGGTCACCATCATGTCGACGCTGCGAACCAAAACCCCTCGCTTTTCTTTGAAGTTGGCGCTCGTATCCGAATCGTTGTTGTTGGCGACCTTTAGTTGCCGCACCTCGTGGACCTTGGTGGCTTTGTTGGCGGCATCGACGATCCCTCCCTATTTGGAACTGCGTCAACGTGGCCGATGCACTCGCATCTACACCCTACACATGGGATTGTTCGTCGCCCTGATGGTGAGCGGTTGGGCGTGGTTATCGAGGGTCGATGCGACCTCCTCCGCCGCGTTGATCCCGGGAGCGTTGTTAACGGCCGCCGCGCTGCTGCGTAGTGGAATCGCCCCGTTCCATCTGTGGATCGCCGATCTATTCGAAAAAGGAACCTTCGGGACCGCGATCCTGTTTACGACCCCGTTGGTTGGCGCCTACGCCGTGATGCGATTGGTATTACCGATCGCCCCTTCATGGGCGTTGCAGAGCATTGCAATCCTGTCGCTAGTGACAGCGGTTTACGCTGGAGGAATGGCGTTGGTGCAACGCGAAGCACGCCGTATGTTCTGTTACATCCTGCTTAGCCAATCGTCGTTGGTGCTCGTGGGCCTCGAATTGGTCACCCCGATCGGTTTGACCGGAGCATTATGCCTGTGGTTGTCCGTCGGCTTGTCGTTGACGGGATTCGGAATCACGTTGCGTAGTATTGAGTCACGGATCTCGCGTATTTCATTAGCGGATTACCACGGCTTGTATCGCCAGATGCCCATCTTCTCAGGTTTCTTCCTGTTGACGGGATTAGCGTCGATCGGATTCCCCGCAACGGTCGGTTTCGTTGGCATGGAATTGCTGATCGAAGGTGCCGTGGACGTCTACCCCTTGGTCGGCACGATGGTGGTAATCGCTGCGGCACTCAACGGGATCGCCGTCTTATGGGCCTACTTTCGCATCTTCACCGGGCGGCACAATCCAACGTTAATTCCGATGCATGCACGGCTGAGCGAAAATGTCGCCGTGCTGATCCTGAGCTTGCTCATTCTTGGTGGCGGATTGGTTCCGCAACCGGGCGTTGCGTCGCGGTACCACGCCGCTAAAGAACTCACGCGACAACGCCAAGGTAATCCAATGACCGAAGACGCGGATCACTCTCCCGATCACGCGCCAGCACATGTAGAAGTCTCCACGTCCGCTCTGCCTGCTACGAATATTGTCACGCCTTTGGCGAACAAGCGACTCGCCTCCTCTAAAGCTAAGGATCCAACCCAATGA
- a CDS encoding SulP family inorganic anion transporter — MSNSVPDSLEKPRGNLSGFTKYFKYDFISGLLVFLIALPLCLGISIASGYPPIAGIFTAIIGSLLTTFISDSELTIKGPAAGLIVIAIGCIGEFGGDGMVGGWTESDVTAYQAALAVGVAAAVLQIFFGVFRAGILGEFFPISAVHGMLAAIGVIIIAKQIPVALGVSASGGPIEMLREIPTFIASANPAIAAIGLTSVLIMFLWPVVIGKFPRLKVLPSPLIVLIVAIPMGMGFDLMHPHSYTLQNHQYQLGENYLVAMPDRVFGMFDSLTAPDFSALQQPKAWKWVFMFFIIGSLESLLSAKAIDIIDPWKRKSSMDRDMVAVGAGNLCCAFVGGLPMISEIVRSKANIDNGARTRFADLWHGIFLLVCVALIPMVLHRIPMAALAAMLIYTGFRLAHPSEFMNVWRIGREQLVIFTVTLVSVLATDLLIGIAIGIATKAVIHLANGVSLRALFKPEIAVTEDDGTTVHLTAYQSAVFSNWIPIRRQIERVGLVERKNVELDLSETKLVDHSVMDKLHEMENDFEQQGLRFTVVGLDSHQPFAGHAQSARRKGLCTVQRLTIITDPDLEQQIQRHVVRLGASGYTSIPCYGVGRQQLQLATEEPNPQVRIEVIAPKESATLMMDFLRRELQPDHRLTFCLETVQVERLDAFLPNPNRSQQSVDSGSERLDAVAH; from the coding sequence ATGAGCAACTCGGTTCCCGATTCCCTGGAAAAACCACGCGGTAATCTCAGCGGATTTACGAAGTACTTTAAATACGATTTCATCTCCGGTTTGCTCGTCTTTTTGATCGCATTGCCGTTGTGTCTGGGAATCTCGATCGCCAGTGGGTATCCGCCGATCGCGGGGATTTTCACCGCGATTATCGGATCGTTGCTAACCACCTTCATTAGCGACTCGGAACTAACCATCAAAGGGCCCGCAGCCGGTTTGATCGTGATTGCGATTGGATGCATCGGTGAATTTGGCGGCGACGGCATGGTGGGCGGGTGGACGGAAAGTGACGTTACCGCCTATCAAGCGGCATTGGCCGTCGGGGTTGCTGCGGCGGTGCTGCAAATCTTCTTCGGCGTTTTCCGGGCTGGGATTCTGGGCGAGTTCTTCCCGATTTCTGCGGTACACGGAATGTTGGCGGCCATCGGGGTGATCATTATCGCCAAGCAAATCCCAGTTGCCCTAGGCGTCAGCGCGTCCGGTGGCCCGATCGAGATGCTCAGGGAGATTCCGACGTTTATCGCGTCCGCGAATCCGGCGATCGCCGCGATTGGATTGACGAGTGTGTTGATCATGTTTTTGTGGCCGGTGGTGATCGGCAAATTTCCTCGACTAAAAGTATTGCCCTCGCCGTTAATCGTGTTGATCGTTGCGATTCCGATGGGGATGGGATTCGACCTGATGCACCCGCATTCTTACACGCTTCAAAATCACCAATACCAACTTGGCGAGAACTACCTCGTTGCGATGCCAGACCGCGTTTTCGGCATGTTCGATTCCTTGACGGCCCCTGATTTCTCGGCGTTACAGCAACCCAAAGCATGGAAATGGGTGTTCATGTTCTTTATCATCGGCAGTCTCGAGTCGTTGCTCAGTGCGAAGGCGATCGACATCATCGACCCCTGGAAACGCAAAAGCAGCATGGACCGCGACATGGTCGCCGTCGGTGCTGGGAACCTGTGCTGTGCGTTTGTTGGTGGCCTACCGATGATCTCCGAGATCGTGCGAAGTAAAGCGAACATCGACAACGGTGCTCGCACGCGTTTCGCAGATCTTTGGCACGGAATTTTCCTATTGGTCTGCGTCGCATTGATCCCCATGGTGCTGCACCGCATCCCAATGGCCGCGCTCGCTGCGATGCTGATCTATACCGGCTTCCGTCTCGCCCACCCCAGCGAGTTCATGAATGTGTGGAGAATCGGACGCGAACAACTTGTCATTTTCACCGTCACACTAGTATCGGTGTTGGCAACTGATTTGCTGATTGGGATCGCGATCGGGATTGCGACGAAGGCGGTCATCCACTTGGCAAACGGCGTCTCGCTGCGAGCCTTGTTCAAACCCGAGATCGCGGTTACCGAAGACGACGGAACGACGGTGCATTTGACCGCTTACCAATCTGCGGTGTTCAGCAACTGGATTCCCATCCGCCGCCAGATCGAGCGAGTGGGCTTAGTGGAACGCAAGAACGTCGAACTCGATCTGTCGGAAACGAAGCTCGTTGACCATAGCGTGATGGATAAATTACACGAGATGGAAAACGACTTCGAACAACAAGGATTGCGTTTCACGGTCGTCGGACTCGACTCGCATCAGCCGTTTGCGGGGCACGCCCAATCAGCGCGACGCAAGGGACTTTGCACGGTCCAGCGTCTGACGATTATCACCGACCCCGATTTGGAGCAACAAATCCAACGCCATGTGGTACGGCTCGGTGCTAGCGGGTACACGTCAATCCCTTGCTACGGCGTAGGACGCCAACAATTGCAATTGGCAACCGAGGAACCGAATCCACAAGTTCGGATCGAGGTGATCGCGCCAAAAGAATCCGCCACGCTGATGATGGATTTTCTGCGACGCGAATTGCAACCCGACCACCGTTTGACCTTCTGTCTCGAAACGGTGCAAGTCGAACGGCTCGATGCCTTCCTTCCCAATCCGAATCGAAGCCAGCAAAGCGTGGATTCGGGCAGCGAGCGTTTGGACGCGGTCGCCCACTAA
- a CDS encoding PP2C family protein-serine/threonine phosphatase — MKDGPARCILMVEDNRDDAEAVRRWLARSETSYELQVVETLGAAINAIGAHDYDLILLDLNLPDSHGLEGLAQIRAVADALPIVVFSGYADRSIAILAVRSGAEDYVLKDEVSSPEHLTRPLDLAIERCRRQTAEKSLLGFQNQLALAHRIQQMLLPNPMQRFAEVQWCGRCEPAEQAGGDFYDLMELPDGRLVFVIADVSGHGLVPAMVMMETRAILRAMAMTCDDPGTILSNANKILCRDVHLRYFVTMFLGFLSRERQTIQYASAGHPGYLIRPDKTVRVLSSMEPPLGILETITYPTHQVAKEFADSTLLLFTDGVLDSISPGGSYHTFEEVVAKAAGCITASLQDVIDCLFENIHGIGTERDDCTALLLRASKKNAEGVA, encoded by the coding sequence GTGAAGGACGGCCCCGCTCGGTGCATCTTGATGGTGGAAGACAATCGCGACGATGCGGAAGCGGTCCGTCGTTGGTTAGCACGAAGCGAAACGTCGTACGAATTGCAGGTCGTTGAAACACTAGGTGCCGCAATCAATGCGATTGGTGCACATGACTACGACCTGATCTTGCTGGATTTGAATCTCCCCGATTCGCATGGGCTTGAAGGTCTTGCCCAAATTCGTGCCGTCGCAGATGCATTGCCCATCGTTGTTTTTAGTGGCTATGCCGATCGGTCGATTGCCATTCTTGCGGTTCGTTCAGGAGCGGAAGATTATGTCTTGAAGGACGAAGTTTCCAGTCCCGAGCATCTTACCCGGCCACTCGATTTGGCGATTGAACGTTGCCGACGACAAACCGCGGAAAAGTCGCTGCTGGGCTTTCAAAATCAGCTTGCACTGGCGCATCGCATTCAACAAATGCTGTTGCCCAATCCGATGCAGCGTTTCGCAGAGGTGCAGTGGTGTGGCCGATGCGAACCGGCCGAGCAAGCCGGCGGCGACTTCTACGACCTAATGGAATTACCCGATGGACGGCTGGTATTCGTGATCGCCGATGTCAGCGGACATGGCTTGGTGCCGGCGATGGTGATGATGGAAACCCGAGCGATTCTGCGAGCGATGGCGATGACCTGTGACGATCCAGGAACGATTTTGAGCAACGCCAACAAAATTTTATGTCGCGATGTTCATCTGCGGTATTTCGTTACGATGTTTCTTGGTTTTTTGTCTCGTGAACGCCAGACGATTCAATACGCCAGCGCTGGACATCCCGGCTATTTGATTCGCCCCGACAAAACCGTGCGAGTGTTGTCCTCAATGGAACCGCCCTTGGGAATCCTCGAAACCATCACCTATCCGACTCATCAAGTGGCCAAGGAGTTTGCGGATTCCACCTTGCTATTGTTCACCGACGGCGTTCTTGATTCCATCTCGCCGGGCGGTTCGTACCATACGTTTGAAGAGGTCGTCGCTAAAGCGGCAGGTTGCATCACAGCGTCGCTGCAGGATGTGATCGACTGTTTGTTTGAAAACATCCACGGCATCGGCACCGAACGTGATGATTGCACGGCGTTACTACTCAGAGCGTCGAAGAAAAACGCCGAGGGTGTTGCTTGA
- a CDS encoding response regulator — translation MKDQHRILVVDDSATQLTQIRMLLESSGYEVSVASDGVQALASVKERLPDLVLTDLQMPNMDGLELVREITLQQLPVPVILTTAAGSELIAAQALHAGAASYVPKSAIATILLPTVRRVLELQVSAQTNQLLASCLHQTEVTWALVNDQSLVPDLIGSVESILNQMSDYDPGQHMQIAMALDEAIVNAMVHGNLEIASELKCIEDGQPYLDKIQERLADPAYSNRRVHFSLRADRHGAVFTIRDEGPGFNLSDVPDPTDPSNLDKEGGRGLLLINTFMDEVKHNEKGNEITMVKLCVNDSPVEQMDEQMDEESSM, via the coding sequence GTGAAAGACCAGCACCGTATTCTCGTTGTCGACGATAGCGCGACACAGTTAACCCAGATTCGGATGCTCTTAGAATCTTCGGGTTACGAAGTCAGCGTCGCCTCCGATGGGGTGCAAGCACTGGCAAGTGTGAAAGAGCGTTTACCCGATTTGGTCCTCACGGACTTGCAAATGCCAAACATGGATGGTTTGGAGTTGGTGCGTGAGATCACGTTGCAACAATTGCCGGTTCCTGTGATCCTAACCACCGCTGCGGGCAGCGAATTGATCGCGGCCCAAGCGTTACATGCGGGAGCGGCCAGCTACGTTCCCAAAAGCGCGATCGCAACCATCTTGTTGCCGACGGTTCGACGGGTGCTTGAGTTGCAAGTATCCGCGCAAACCAACCAACTACTTGCGAGTTGCTTGCATCAAACGGAGGTGACTTGGGCGCTCGTCAATGACCAATCGCTGGTGCCGGATTTAATCGGTAGCGTGGAGTCAATCCTCAACCAAATGTCCGACTACGACCCCGGGCAACACATGCAGATTGCGATGGCGCTAGACGAAGCAATTGTCAACGCCATGGTGCATGGCAATCTTGAAATCGCCTCGGAACTCAAATGCATCGAAGACGGGCAACCGTATCTCGATAAGATCCAGGAGCGATTAGCCGACCCTGCTTACAGCAATCGTCGCGTACATTTTTCCTTGCGTGCGGACCGCCATGGGGCCGTCTTCACGATTCGCGATGAAGGTCCTGGGTTTAACTTGAGCGACGTTCCCGATCCCACCGACCCCAGCAATCTCGACAAAGAAGGGGGCCGTGGGTTGTTGTTGATCAATACGTTCATGGATGAGGTCAAGCACAACGAAAAAGGCAACGAAATCACGATGGTCAAGCTTTGCGTCAATGATTCGCCCGTCGAGCAGATGGACGAGCAGATGGACGAGGAGTCATCAATGTGA
- a CDS encoding STAS domain-containing protein, with amino-acid sequence MNLYKHIRTSASEGVPVVFLASTKFLDRELIQQTQQELIAYIKSAKPARMVINFKDVNAISSEFITTMLRCNDYVQSENGELRLCNMSPMVRMAFQVTNLDGTLLQIMDSTPKAILSFTPKPSSR; translated from the coding sequence ATGAATCTTTACAAACATATTCGGACGAGCGCATCGGAGGGGGTGCCCGTTGTATTCCTTGCCTCAACGAAGTTCCTTGATCGAGAATTGATTCAGCAGACGCAGCAAGAATTAATCGCGTACATCAAGTCAGCTAAACCGGCGCGGATGGTGATTAATTTCAAGGACGTCAATGCAATTTCATCAGAGTTCATTACCACCATGCTGCGCTGCAACGATTATGTGCAGAGCGAGAATGGCGAGTTGCGTCTTTGCAACATGAGCCCGATGGTGCGGATGGCATTTCAGGTCACGAATCTGGATGGAACCCTGCTGCAGATCATGGACTCGACTCCCAAAGCCATCTTGTCGTTCACCCCCAAGCCATCGTCACGTTAG